From the Paraburkholderia sp. PREW-6R genome, one window contains:
- the pncB gene encoding nicotinate phosphoribosyltransferase has protein sequence MIITSLLDTDLYKFTMMQVVLHHFPAANVEYRFRCRTPNVDLVPYIAEIRDEVRKLCELRFTDEELDYLRRMRFIKGDFIEFLALFHLNEKYISIEPSPKGNGEVDIEIKGPWLHTILFEIPMLAIVNEVYFRNTQQTPDYREGRGRLVEKITLLGARPEFADCKIADYGTRRRFSKQWHEEVILTLKDGLGEQFAGTSNVFYAMKHGLTPLGTMAHEYLQACQALGPRLRDSQIFGFEMWAKEYRGDLGIALSDVYGMQAFLRDFDMYFCKLFDGARHDSGDPFDWGERLLKHYEANRCDPRTKILVFSDALDIPKVLQLYERFRGRCKLAFGVGTNLTNDLGYSPLQIVIKMVRCNGQPVAKLSDSPGKNMCDDKAYLAYLRQVFGIAQPEEESSGK, from the coding sequence ATGATTATTACTTCGCTGCTCGACACCGATCTGTACAAGTTCACGATGATGCAAGTGGTGTTGCATCACTTTCCCGCGGCGAACGTGGAGTACCGCTTCCGCTGCCGCACGCCGAACGTGGACCTTGTGCCGTACATCGCCGAGATTCGCGACGAGGTGCGCAAGCTGTGCGAGTTGCGCTTCACCGACGAAGAACTCGACTACCTGCGCCGCATGCGCTTCATCAAGGGCGACTTCATCGAGTTCCTCGCGCTCTTTCATCTGAACGAGAAATACATTTCGATCGAGCCGTCGCCCAAGGGTAATGGCGAAGTCGACATCGAAATCAAAGGGCCGTGGCTGCACACGATCCTGTTCGAGATTCCGATGCTCGCCATCGTCAACGAGGTGTATTTCCGCAACACGCAGCAGACGCCCGACTATCGCGAAGGGCGCGGACGCCTCGTCGAGAAGATCACGCTGCTCGGCGCGCGACCCGAGTTCGCCGACTGCAAGATCGCCGACTACGGCACGCGCCGCCGCTTTTCGAAGCAATGGCACGAGGAAGTGATCCTCACGCTCAAAGACGGTCTGGGCGAACAGTTCGCCGGCACGAGCAACGTGTTCTACGCGATGAAGCACGGGCTCACGCCGCTCGGCACCATGGCGCATGAATACCTGCAGGCGTGCCAGGCGCTCGGTCCGCGGCTGCGCGACTCGCAGATTTTCGGCTTCGAAATGTGGGCGAAAGAATATCGCGGCGACCTGGGCATCGCGCTATCGGACGTCTACGGCATGCAGGCGTTTCTGCGCGACTTCGATATGTATTTCTGCAAGCTGTTCGACGGCGCGCGCCACGATTCCGGCGATCCGTTCGACTGGGGCGAGCGGCTGCTCAAACACTACGAAGCGAACCGTTGCGATCCTCGCACCAAGATCCTCGTGTTCTCGGATGCGCTGGACATCCCGAAGGTGCTGCAACTCTACGAACGTTTCCGCGGACGCTGCAAGCTCGCATTCGGCGTGGGCACCAATCTGACGAACGACCTCGGCTACAGCCCGCTGCAGATCGTGATCAAGATGGTTCGCTGCAACGGCCAGCCGGTGGCCAAGCTGTCGGACTCGCCGGGCAAGAACATGTGCGATGACAAGGCGTATCTCGCGTATCTGCGCCAGGTGTTCGGCATCGCGCAGCCGGAAGAAGAGAGTAGCGGAAAGTAG
- the fdxA gene encoding ferredoxin FdxA — protein sequence MTHVVTESCIKCRYTDCVDVCPVDCFREGPNFLAIDPDECIDCAVCVAECPVNAIYAEEDVPGDQQNFIELNAELAKNWPSITKTKAPLPEADEFKDVKEKLALLAR from the coding sequence ATGACTCACGTTGTGACCGAAAGCTGCATCAAGTGCCGCTATACCGACTGTGTCGATGTGTGCCCGGTGGACTGCTTTCGCGAAGGTCCCAACTTCCTCGCGATCGACCCCGACGAATGCATCGACTGCGCAGTCTGCGTGGCCGAGTGCCCGGTGAACGCCATCTATGCCGAAGAAGACGTGCCGGGCGACCAGCAGAACTTCATCGAGCTGAATGCCGAACTCGCAAAGAACTGGCCGAGCATCACCAAGACCAAGGCACCGCTGCCGGAAGCCGACGAGTTCAAGGACGTGAAGGAAAAGCTGGCACTGCTCGCCCGCTGA
- a CDS encoding CreA family protein: MKSTLLRTAFSMAAGLLLTSAHAEEVGSVNTNFRITGSDRVVVEAYDDPQVQGVTCYVSRARTGGVKGTLGIAEDPTEASIACRQVADIHFTGPVKKQADVFSVSMSLIFKSLHVVRVVDAKRNTLVYLTYSDRVVSGSAKNSVSAVPMPAGTTIPVK; this comes from the coding sequence ATGAAATCGACCTTGTTGCGCACCGCCTTTTCCATGGCCGCCGGCCTGCTTCTGACCTCCGCGCATGCCGAGGAAGTCGGCAGCGTCAATACCAACTTTCGCATTACCGGCTCGGACCGCGTGGTCGTCGAGGCCTACGACGATCCTCAGGTGCAAGGCGTCACCTGTTATGTGTCGCGGGCGCGCACCGGCGGTGTCAAGGGCACGCTTGGCATTGCCGAAGATCCGACCGAGGCGTCCATCGCCTGCCGTCAGGTCGCCGACATCCATTTCACCGGTCCAGTGAAGAAGCAGGCCGACGTGTTCTCGGTCAGCATGTCGCTGATCTTCAAGTCGCTGCACGTGGTTCGTGTGGTGGACGCGAAACGCAACACGCTCGTCTATCTCACCTACAGCGACCGCGTGGTGAGCGGCAGCGCGAAGAACAGCGTGAGCGCCGTGCCGATGCCGGCCGGCACGACGATCCCGGTCAAGTAA
- a CDS encoding AraC family transcriptional regulator yields the protein MTAHRFQDSARYWRTPLLPGADLLTAEYHHHEFAPHWHDAYTIPVIVAGAEGYRYRGSDYVAEAGGVPIINPGELHTGSKAVEAGWRYRVMYAPVEFIHELANEVAGKPQALPWFAPGVIRDPDLARRLTQAHCLMESGDDPLAAEAAMLDALSTLLVRYSRTQPEASGVARDYARVSSMKERLTGNLEESVTLADMALAAGLSPFHAARLFTRTTGLSPHAWRNQVRLQRALAPLRAGVPVTEVAAASGFTDQSHFTRHFRRMFGVPPGRWQGA from the coding sequence ATGACCGCCCATCGCTTCCAGGATTCTGCCCGCTACTGGCGCACGCCGCTTCTGCCGGGCGCGGACCTGCTCACCGCCGAATATCACCACCACGAGTTCGCGCCGCATTGGCACGACGCGTACACGATTCCCGTAATCGTCGCGGGCGCCGAGGGCTACCGGTATCGCGGTTCGGACTATGTCGCGGAAGCCGGCGGCGTGCCGATCATCAATCCAGGCGAACTGCATACCGGCTCGAAAGCGGTCGAAGCCGGCTGGCGGTATCGCGTGATGTATGCGCCAGTCGAGTTTATTCACGAACTGGCCAACGAGGTGGCCGGCAAGCCGCAGGCGTTGCCGTGGTTTGCGCCCGGCGTGATCCGCGATCCTGACCTGGCCCGGCGTCTCACGCAGGCGCACTGCCTGATGGAAAGCGGCGACGACCCGCTCGCCGCCGAAGCGGCAATGCTCGATGCGCTGTCCACGCTGCTCGTGCGCTATTCGCGGACACAGCCTGAAGCGTCGGGCGTGGCGCGCGACTACGCTCGCGTGTCGAGCATGAAAGAGCGTCTGACCGGCAATCTCGAGGAATCCGTCACACTCGCCGACATGGCGCTCGCTGCGGGGCTTTCGCCCTTTCATGCCGCGCGGCTTTTCACGCGGACAACCGGCTTGTCGCCGCACGCGTGGCGCAATCAGGTGCGCCTGCAACGCGCGCTTGCGCCGCTGCGTGCGGGCGTTCCCGTCACGGAGGTCGCCGCGGCCAGCGGCTTCACGGACCAAAGCCATTTCACACGCCACTTCCGGCGCATGTTCGGCGTACCGCCGGGACGCTGGCAAGGCGCCTGA
- a CDS encoding AzlC family ABC transporter permease: MMVGAAPFGVIFGTLVASGPLHLWHGQLMSLVVFAGSAQFIALGLIAGHASFAVIWATTLVVNLRHVLYSATLAPHVAHLPARWRWALGALLTDEVFAVAWEHYRHREPGTVGPHYFFGAGLAMYLNWQLWTVAGLLFGAAFPGLQSLGLDFAMVATFIAIVVPQLVALRFIAAAVTAGTLAFFWQAWPYKLGLLGAVFAGVAVGVLLSTSRFMPDAQRKNAPRGARKTVEASQ, encoded by the coding sequence ATGATGGTCGGCGCAGCGCCGTTCGGCGTCATCTTCGGCACGCTCGTCGCGTCCGGCCCGCTGCATCTGTGGCACGGCCAGCTGATGTCGCTCGTCGTATTCGCCGGCTCCGCCCAGTTCATCGCGCTAGGGCTGATCGCCGGTCATGCCAGTTTCGCGGTGATCTGGGCGACGACCCTCGTCGTCAATCTGCGCCATGTGCTGTATAGCGCGACGCTTGCGCCCCACGTCGCGCATTTGCCCGCCCGCTGGCGCTGGGCGCTCGGCGCGCTGCTCACCGACGAAGTCTTCGCCGTCGCGTGGGAACATTATCGGCACCGCGAGCCAGGCACGGTCGGCCCGCACTACTTTTTCGGCGCGGGCCTCGCCATGTATCTGAACTGGCAACTCTGGACCGTCGCCGGCCTGCTCTTCGGCGCTGCGTTCCCGGGTTTGCAGTCGCTCGGCCTCGATTTCGCCATGGTCGCGACCTTCATTGCGATCGTCGTGCCGCAACTCGTTGCGCTGCGCTTCATCGCGGCGGCAGTCACGGCAGGTACGCTGGCATTTTTCTGGCAAGCCTGGCCGTACAAGCTCGGATTGCTGGGCGCGGTGTTCGCGGGCGTGGCAGTGGGCGTTCTGCTGTCGACGTCGCGCTTCATGCCGGACGCCCAGCGTAAGAATGCGCCGCGCGGCGCGCGCAAGACCGTGGAGGCATCGCAATGA
- a CDS encoding AzlD domain-containing protein, translated as MNYVILILGMAAITWVIRSAVFVLGDRLVFPPLVRTALGFVPVTVLTAIIVPMAVSPHGANAELTWRNPQLVGALAAIVISATTRRPLLTIAVGLVVFFVWQGVVLR; from the coding sequence ATGAACTATGTGATCCTCATTCTCGGCATGGCGGCGATCACGTGGGTGATTCGCTCGGCCGTTTTCGTGCTGGGCGACCGGCTGGTGTTTCCGCCGCTCGTGCGCACCGCGCTCGGCTTCGTGCCCGTGACGGTGCTGACGGCGATCATCGTGCCGATGGCCGTGTCGCCGCACGGCGCGAACGCCGAGCTGACCTGGCGCAACCCGCAACTGGTCGGCGCGCTCGCCGCGATCGTGATCAGCGCGACGACGCGTCGCCCGCTGCTGACCATCGCCGTTGGCCTCGTGGTCTTTTTCGTCTGGCAGGGCGTCGTGCTCAGATAA